The genomic stretch TCTATTGGAATGgagtaaatattttaatctGACGAAAGAGTCGTCAGTCACCACATTATTACACCATACCaagcttgaaatatttataatattacaagGCTTCTATTTAAGACAGGTCCCCGCATATTTTGAATCCAacagtataaattttatcaggcgttctaaaataaaattgctgatataattttaatacGTAAATGAATACTGATACAATTTACACTGACAAAGTATTCATCATATGGAATTCTGTTTGTATTACAAATAATGGATTCATGACAAATGTGAACGTTCTTTTGTCTAATGCATTCAGTGGACAGGTAGCCAGAAAAATTATCATGACGAAGAAAATGGATTTTGTACAGGCAGTCACCcatgaataataaatgtatGCCATAAGAAATACATCGCAATGACGAAAGTAGTTGATGTATACTTGTCCAGTGAATTttattgataagaaaaatgacACCAAAACCTGTGAAACTGAACAAATTAAGGATAAACAAAATACGGTACACCTGCAAAACAGTCTGCAACAAAATTAACAACAGACTCATTGAGTCTTGAACTCGGATGATCGTATCGCAGAAAAGACTCACCGTGATCTTGGCTCAATGGAACTACCGCTGGACTGATATTCGCGTTGTTAGTTGGAGCTGTGTTTGTGTTGGTCCCTTCGTCAGCTGttcgtttgaaaaagttatgttGGAGCGCGTAATACGGCGTTATTCTCGTCTTTGGGTCATAGTCCAACATTCTCAGTATCAAATCTTTAAACTTGAGGTAATCAGAGACCGAATGACCAGCTTCCCCTAATCTCCTAGAACCGGGACCCCCAGTTTCAACACCGAGAATGTCGTGTAACTGTCGTGAACCAGGTGGCTTGTACTTTTTGCcatcttttgattttttcagtaCATAAATGCCATCCCCCGTTGGTTTTTCGAAGTACTTCCTCATCTTGTGTGCCTGGTTGATTACGATCTTTGATGGCAATCCCAGTACCTCGACGATTTTGTTGAATTGGTCAACCTATGGCAAAGAATTGGTATCAATATGTAATTAGAAAATCCTTGAAAAGATTTAAAACAATCTAGATCAATATGTAAGAACATttgttaatataatataatttgacATAAGGGGAAATACGATTGCAACATTACCTCGTTAGCCCCGCTAAAAAGGGGTTCTCCAGTGTGCATTTCCACCAAAATGCAACCAAGACTCCACATATCTATCGCCAAGTTGTAAGGTATTCCAAGCAGGACCTCAGGTGAGCGGTAAAACCTAGACTGAATATACTGATATATCTGCAACAAAGAAGgtgagaataaattattacctatgaaaatgaaataagcaCAAAGCAGAGATTAACTATAGTTCATAGAACTATAAATATACACGAAAATAATTgtacaaatgaaatttaaaagtaacgatattttttgtataactGCTTTTCTGATGAAACCCTGGAGGAATGATGGAGGTAGGAGAGAGGCCTAGGACCCAGGGATTTTTTTCATGGGATCGAAGGAAAATCTGCAATCGGGAAAGATCAGGTACctagttttgaaattgtaaaatatgtcATTAAAAAAACCCCTCTAACCTTGGTACCTGGACCGTGTCTACCACCAGAATTTATTTGTTGACTTACCCTCTGCCCAAGTTGGCACGAACTCCCAAAATCTACAATCTTGATTGCACTCCTTTTTGGATTACAAAGCAAGATATTTTCAGGTTTCAGATCACAGTGTATGATATTCAATTCCGGTGTGGACAGAAACATCAGGGCAGTGCATAGCTGCTGGGCAAACTTTCTCGTCAGGTTGAGAGATACACCTCGGAAGTTGGTATTTCTCAATAAATCATATAGATTATAGGAAAGTAGCTCAAATACCAAACACAGATGATTTCGCCATGTGAAATGCGTTTTCAATTTAACTGTAAAGTAATGTAAAAATACCACGTGTTACTGTAAATACCAAACGCTACTATTCAGTTCGAACGACATACAAAAATGACGTCTTGCagatttttcttacatttaaCAACTTACCTATATAATACTTGTTGTCGGTGTCTGCTCTGTTCATCAATTCCAGTAACCTGACTTCAATTTGCGCTTGGTTAAGGAAaggtttcttattttttattatttttatagccACCTGGGTTTGTTCCTCATGGTCGAAGGCTTTTACTACTTGGCCAAAACTTCCTTTTCCTGATAAACAACAACATCGTATTAGAATAACTTTGTTAATCAATAACCAGGGATATTTACGCATTCTATGATACTGACATTGTGAATATACGAGAGTAGGCCACAGCTTAAATACTCTTTTGTGACATATAACTTgcacataatatacatatatagcatttatatcttcaaataaaaattaagaaaaatgccAAAAAGATTTGCTATCAATACTCATACtactgtaataaattttgctattttttgacaatCCTTATGGcttctatatatatagactTATGATttggagagagaaaagaaaccaCAAGTGAAACAAACCTATTAAAGAATCGATTTCATAACGATCAAGGAACTTCTCGCCATTCTTGATAATGTAATCGTGATTATCATCATCCCAGCCgtcgttataaatttttttctcttttttattggACCCATCTTCGCCCTGTAATTGTTGTGCCCTTCGCTTTTTCTTGGCGTAGTATACctgtaaaagaaagaaaggaatttTAGTTAAATAACATTATACATACTATTGACGTGTATTGAAATTAACCAGGAGGTATCAGACACGAAAAGTGTCTCATTGGTCGACctacagagaaaaaagaacccaagtcggattatttttttctcatttcaaatttaaattgaacACTACAGGTAACGCATCTAAAATTTTGGAATCTTCCATAAAACAGATCAGAGGAAACAtgatttggataaaaaaatatcaaaaaaatctattttgatACGAAAAAATAGGATGGGATGAAAACTGCAGATGTGCAGAGGATTTTTCTAAGACCACCTTTTAAAAAGTAACttgaatattttcgattttcatttaataatttaattttcatacggtttatcaaatattatatagTAAAAACTATATTAGGGCACTATGGGTTTCGAAATTGACGACATTACGGCTGTCCGATCAATTTTCGTATTATTATCCTCCAATTTTCATAAGGTTGTTCTCTTAACAAATTATTACGGCGAGTATATATAACGgtagatttttcaaagtgaatAATCAATGTATGAATTAGAACATGACTTCACATGCTGTGTATTAGctgcatgtataatgtatgtaaaaaTTAGCATACTAGATTCGAGATTAATACAACTATTCATATAGGATCGAAGGATTTGGTGAACACTTGCAGAATTTTTACTCCTACGTCTTTTTCCACTCtgtttaaaatattcatcattttctgtattaaatatttactGTTTTCTTGTTCTATTTTCTAAAGAATTGCCATCGCCATGTGATTTGGCCAACGGACGGGGCGAGTCGCGCAGAATCTGAACGGGTGGTTCGCCGTGTCGTGCAAATCGATACTCAGGGACCACGTGAAAGTCACGCCGACAAGGGATCCCCGCTTTCACCCTGGCCACCAAACTGCCAAAGAAGTGATCAAAGTGCTGCAGAATATCGTGCGAGTACTCAGAAAAGAGTCTAAGTATACGCTAAAAGACATACCGAAATCAAAGTGAAATTCTAAAGCAAACCTTACCGCACATTGTTATATagtgaaacagtttttttcctttaataGGAAATAGGAGCTAACAGATATGAATCGATCAAATATCTTCAATTACCGATCACCACattcaatgattttgatttAGCGAATCGATTGAACGGCTTTATACTTCGAAGCAGAAGTGTATGGTCAACCGTTTAACGGGAAACTGAGAAACGGCGGAAGGAGAGAGACAAACTGACGGGAACGGAGATGAAACTGGAGACGTATAAGGTAGCTGCTATTCGTGGCTAAATTCCTTGATAACGGGATCATCCGGGTCTATGAGTTGCAAACCAATCGCATCCCCCGTCTAGTCTAGCCAACCGTTACAGTAATAACCATAACAGTTCACTTGTAACTACGGCGCTTACCTATATGTACAAACAGAAGCCAAAATAATTGCGGTGTGCAATTTATA from Diprion similis isolate iyDipSimi1 chromosome 12, iyDipSimi1.1, whole genome shotgun sequence encodes the following:
- the LOC124413281 gene encoding serine/threonine-protein kinase minibrain; its protein translation is MEYGGGGVGARGGGGGVQPPTVARGMAGTDTTDAAWHKHEQMILMESRQKQQMSARQAVGGAPLYGRLVAEEPLPAVCIGPGCSAGTVSGETPADIHAMQARIPHRFRDPAMAPLRKLSVDLIKTYKHINEVYYAKKKRRAQQLQGEDGSNKKEKKIYNDGWDDDNHDYIIKNGEKFLDRYEIDSLIGKGSFGQVVKAFDHEEQTQVAIKIIKNKKPFLNQAQIEVRLLELMNRADTDNKYYIVKLKTHFTWRNHLCLVFELLSYNLYDLLRNTNFRGVSLNLTRKFAQQLCTALMFLSTPELNIIHCDLKPENILLCNPKRSAIKIVDFGSSCQLGQRIYQYIQSRFYRSPEVLLGIPYNLAIDMWSLGCILVEMHTGEPLFSGANEVDQFNKIVEVLGLPSKIVINQAHKMRKYFEKPTGDGIYVLKKSKDGKKYKPPGSRQLHDILGVETGGPGSRRLGEAGHSVSDYLKFKDLILRMLDYDPKTRITPYYALQHNFFKRTADEGTNTNTAPTNNANISPAVVPLSQDHGLLTMAGPSSGSSSLMQMPSLPGGYQPMECESSPRHSGSRRAITSRYTSTTTGVSTSAASSMQSMDGSLIQNSLSSYNSIILPAIPHLPSMMASPMIQQQNYYNYGYPAADAHGMMRQTSTVTSGKQRDPEREDSPMVGVCMQQSPVAIH